The Hymenobacter sp. 5317J-9 genome has a window encoding:
- a CDS encoding glycoside hydrolase family 2 TIM barrel-domain containing protein, whose amino-acid sequence MFVFRLLTLSWLLAAGAAAAQTVPQEWERPEVVDQHKEKAHASFMVYERPADVAANDYARSPWYQSLNGAWKFSYVARPDLRPAGFERPGYDDAAWSTLAVPSNWELQGFGLPIYTNLVYPFPRNAPFIDGRDNPVGSYRRRFTVPAAWAGREVLLTFGSISGYAVVYVNGQRVGMSKVAKSPAEFDITKYLQPGENTLAVQVTRWHDGSYLEDQDFWRVSGLDRDVYLYSLPQHTIWDFFAHADLDPSYRNGRFSVDVTLRNFAAAAPAPARLTVEVLDANGKTVLRQQQPVPSGVGNAGTAATQTVQLAGTVKNVRPWSAEIPTLYQCRLTLADAQGKPLAITGCRIGFRKVEIKNAQLLLNGVPLEVHGVNRHEWEPTTGRAVTEAGMRRDLQLMKQFNINAVRTSHYPNDERWYRLCDELGFYLVDEANIETHGYGAELQGRFDKSKHPAYRPEWAPAHRDRIDRLVERDKNHPSVIIWSMGNECGNGPVFHDAYTWLKQRDPSRPVSFEQAGEDVDTDIVAPMYPGMGSMKKYADATDKTRPYIMCEYSHAMGNSNGNFQEYWDLIRSKPHLQGGFIWDWVDQGLRAEHYGLPYFAYGGDLGGYNRQNDENFCANGLVAADRTPHPGLWEVKKVYQDIRFSAAQPATGRITVFNGFAFRPLDNYDFRWELLKNGAVAKTGTFGLKLAAGRQQEMKLPLPALAAAPGTEYVLNVVALTKSAAPLVPAGHEVAREQFRLTPEAAYFEHPADTAGELQIKREGNKLTFSAGGVSGEFDTALGRLSNYRRGETLVIAQYPEPYFWRAPTDNDFGSGMPQRLGVWRTAHAARKVQRVTVGEQSAAGLPIQVDYLLTDIAVYYSVAYLIRPDGAVQVTAGIDLTGRDLPELPRFGMRLELLGQYQALAYYGRGPWENYQDRNTASFLGVYRDSVARQYANTYIRPQEGGYHTDTRWLTLTNAAGQGLRIEGAQPLSFSALDVRAEELDPGLSKKQQHTTDVKRHDRVFLSVDLKQRGVGGDNSWGAQPHDAYRLLDKQYRYTYTLRLIDEKAP is encoded by the coding sequence CCTGGCCGTGCCCTCCAATTGGGAGCTGCAGGGCTTCGGGCTGCCCATCTACACCAACCTCGTGTACCCGTTTCCGCGCAACGCCCCGTTCATCGACGGGCGCGACAACCCCGTGGGCAGCTACCGGCGCCGCTTCACGGTGCCGGCCGCCTGGGCGGGCCGCGAGGTGCTGCTCACCTTCGGCTCCATCTCGGGCTACGCCGTGGTGTATGTGAACGGGCAGCGCGTGGGCATGAGCAAAGTGGCCAAGTCGCCGGCCGAGTTCGACATCACGAAGTACCTGCAACCCGGCGAAAACACCCTGGCCGTGCAGGTAACGCGCTGGCATGACGGCAGCTACCTCGAAGACCAGGACTTCTGGCGCGTGTCGGGCCTCGACCGCGACGTGTACCTCTACAGCCTGCCGCAGCACACCATCTGGGACTTTTTCGCCCACGCCGACCTCGACCCCAGCTACCGAAACGGCCGGTTCAGCGTCGACGTCACGCTGCGCAACTTCGCCGCCGCGGCCCCGGCGCCGGCCCGCCTCACCGTGGAAGTGCTGGACGCCAATGGCAAAACCGTGCTGCGCCAGCAGCAGCCCGTGCCCAGCGGGGTAGGCAACGCGGGCACCGCCGCCACCCAAACCGTGCAACTGGCCGGCACCGTGAAGAACGTGCGCCCCTGGAGCGCCGAAATCCCCACGCTCTACCAGTGCCGCCTCACCCTGGCCGACGCCCAGGGCAAGCCGCTGGCCATCACGGGCTGCCGCATCGGCTTCCGCAAAGTCGAAATCAAGAATGCCCAGCTGCTGCTCAACGGCGTGCCGCTGGAAGTGCACGGCGTGAACCGCCACGAGTGGGAGCCCACCACCGGCCGCGCCGTGACCGAGGCCGGCATGCGCCGCGACCTGCAGCTGATGAAGCAGTTCAACATCAACGCGGTGCGCACCAGCCACTACCCCAACGACGAGCGGTGGTACCGCCTCTGCGATGAGCTGGGCTTTTACCTGGTGGACGAGGCCAACATCGAAACCCACGGCTATGGCGCCGAGCTGCAGGGCCGCTTCGACAAAAGCAAGCACCCGGCCTACCGCCCCGAGTGGGCACCTGCGCACCGCGACCGCATCGACCGGTTGGTGGAGCGCGACAAAAACCACCCCTCGGTCATCATCTGGAGCATGGGCAACGAGTGCGGCAACGGCCCGGTCTTCCACGACGCCTACACTTGGCTGAAGCAGCGCGACCCCAGCCGGCCGGTGTCGTTTGAGCAGGCCGGCGAAGACGTGGACACCGACATCGTGGCGCCCATGTACCCCGGCATGGGCTCGATGAAAAAATACGCCGACGCCACCGACAAAACGCGCCCCTACATCATGTGCGAGTACTCGCACGCCATGGGCAACAGCAACGGCAACTTTCAGGAATACTGGGACTTGATTCGGAGCAAGCCGCACCTGCAGGGCGGTTTCATCTGGGATTGGGTCGACCAGGGCCTGCGCGCCGAGCACTACGGCTTGCCCTACTTTGCCTACGGCGGCGACCTGGGCGGCTACAACCGCCAAAACGACGAAAACTTCTGCGCCAACGGCCTCGTGGCCGCCGACCGCACGCCCCACCCCGGCCTGTGGGAGGTGAAAAAAGTGTACCAGGACATCCGGTTCAGCGCCGCCCAGCCGGCCACGGGCCGTATTACGGTCTTCAACGGTTTCGCCTTCCGCCCCCTCGACAACTACGACTTCCGGTGGGAACTGCTGAAAAACGGCGCCGTGGCCAAAACCGGCACCTTCGGCTTGAAGCTGGCGGCTGGCCGGCAGCAGGAAATGAAGCTGCCGCTGCCCGCCCTGGCCGCCGCGCCGGGCACCGAGTACGTGCTCAACGTGGTGGCGCTCACCAAAAGCGCCGCCCCGCTGGTGCCGGCCGGCCACGAGGTGGCCCGCGAGCAGTTTCGCCTCACGCCCGAGGCCGCCTATTTCGAGCACCCGGCGGATACTGCCGGTGAGCTGCAAATCAAGCGTGAAGGCAACAAGCTAACCTTCAGTGCTGGTGGCGTTAGCGGCGAATTCGACACGGCGCTGGGCCGGCTGAGTAACTACCGCCGCGGCGAAACTCTGGTCATTGCCCAATACCCGGAGCCGTATTTCTGGCGCGCGCCCACCGACAACGACTTCGGTTCCGGCATGCCTCAGCGGCTGGGCGTGTGGCGCACGGCGCACGCGGCCCGCAAGGTGCAGCGCGTGACGGTGGGCGAGCAGTCGGCCGCCGGCCTGCCCATCCAGGTCGACTATCTGCTCACCGACATTGCCGTGTACTACTCTGTGGCCTACCTCATCAGGCCCGACGGCGCGGTGCAAGTCACGGCCGGCATCGACCTGACCGGGCGCGACCTACCCGAGCTGCCCCGCTTCGGCATGCGCCTGGAGCTGCTTGGCCAGTACCAGGCGCTGGCCTACTACGGCCGCGGCCCCTGGGAAAACTACCAGGACCGCAACACAGCCAGCTTTCTGGGCGTGTACCGCGACTCAGTGGCCCGCCAGTACGCCAACACCTACATCCGCCCCCAGGAGGGCGGCTACCACACCGACACCCGCTGGCTCACGCTCACCAACGCCGCCGGCCAGGGCCTGCGCATTGAGGGCGCCCAGCCGCTGAGTTTCAGTGCCCTCGACGTGCGCGCCGAGGAGCTGGACCCCGGCCTCAGCAAAAAGCAGCAGCACACCACCGACGTGAAGCGCCACGACCGGGTGTTCCTGAGCGTGGACCTGAAACAGCGCGGCGTGGGCGGCGACAACAGCTGGGGCGCCCAGCCCCACGACGCCTACCGCCTGCTCGACAAGCAGTACCGCTACACATACACCCTGCGCCTGATTGACGAAAAAGCGCCGTAG
- a CDS encoding glycoside hydrolase family 13 protein, giving the protein MKKSHLLLLLLLPLLANAQNASIDRVNPTNWWVGMKNPNVQLLVHGPGAGTLAYTVSYPGVKLVKTNTVENPNYAFLDLSISPAAKPGTVRLVGKKGSQTVTQTWVLKARDNAPKAQGVTAADFIYLAMPDRFANGDPANDKFADLRDPNHDRANPFFRHGGDLQGAAQRIPYLKDLGVTAVWFTPVLENNQPLTNEAGTMRASYHGYGFTDQYNVDRRLGGNAAYKSYVQQAHAAGLKVVQDAVYNHVGNTHWILQDLPMKSWLHQWPSYTNTTYRYTPITDPHAARIDRKITLDGWFVPFLPDLNQQNPYVANYLIENAIWCVENFGIDAWRVDTYLYNDQPFMNRCNAALLAEYPRIHIFGESAVTNAIDQAYYTRSKIDFPFKSNQPGALDFVLEGALLGALKDTGTPAVSGWDGGAQRVYQALAQDVVYQDPTRLVTFLDNHDHNRFLSEIGDDLDKYKLGLTWLLTTRGIPSLYYGTEILMKNFKDPTDAEVRKDFPGGWPGDKEDKFTAAGRSARENEAFDFVRKLATYRRDHKVLHTGQLMQYLPENGLYVYFRYDATGTVMVASNTTDKPASLPTARFSERMAGFSKARNVLTGESLSSLATLQLPAKTAVVLELGK; this is encoded by the coding sequence ATGAAAAAAAGCCACCTGCTGCTCCTGTTGCTGCTCCCGCTGCTGGCCAACGCCCAGAACGCCAGCATCGACCGCGTGAACCCCACCAACTGGTGGGTGGGCATGAAAAACCCCAACGTGCAGCTGCTGGTGCACGGGCCCGGCGCGGGCACCCTCGCCTACACCGTGAGCTACCCCGGGGTGAAGCTGGTGAAAACCAACACCGTCGAGAATCCCAATTACGCCTTTCTCGACCTCAGCATCTCGCCCGCGGCCAAGCCTGGCACGGTGCGGCTGGTGGGCAAAAAAGGCAGCCAGACCGTGACGCAGACCTGGGTGCTGAAAGCCCGCGACAACGCTCCTAAAGCCCAGGGCGTAACGGCCGCCGACTTCATCTACCTGGCCATGCCCGACCGGTTTGCCAACGGCGACCCGGCCAACGACAAGTTCGCCGACCTGCGCGACCCCAACCACGACCGCGCCAACCCCTTCTTCCGCCACGGCGGCGACCTGCAGGGCGCGGCCCAGCGCATCCCCTACCTCAAAGACCTGGGCGTGACGGCCGTGTGGTTTACGCCAGTGCTCGAAAACAACCAGCCGCTCACCAACGAGGCTGGCACCATGCGCGCCTCCTACCACGGCTACGGCTTCACGGACCAATACAACGTGGACCGGCGCCTGGGCGGCAACGCGGCCTACAAAAGCTACGTGCAGCAGGCCCACGCCGCCGGCCTGAAAGTGGTGCAGGACGCCGTGTACAACCACGTGGGCAACACCCACTGGATACTGCAGGACCTGCCCATGAAAAGCTGGCTGCACCAGTGGCCCAGCTACACCAACACCACCTACCGCTACACGCCCATCACCGACCCGCACGCGGCCCGGATTGACCGCAAAATCACGCTCGACGGCTGGTTTGTGCCCTTCCTGCCGGACCTCAATCAGCAGAACCCCTACGTGGCCAACTACCTGATTGAAAACGCCATCTGGTGCGTCGAGAACTTCGGCATCGATGCCTGGCGGGTCGACACCTATTTGTATAACGACCAGCCGTTTATGAACCGCTGCAACGCGGCGCTGCTGGCCGAGTACCCGCGCATTCACATTTTTGGCGAGTCGGCGGTGACGAATGCCATCGACCAGGCCTACTACACCCGCAGCAAGATTGACTTTCCCTTCAAGTCGAACCAGCCCGGCGCACTCGACTTCGTGCTCGAAGGGGCCCTGCTGGGCGCACTGAAGGACACCGGCACGCCGGCTGTTTCCGGCTGGGACGGTGGTGCCCAGCGCGTGTACCAGGCCCTGGCCCAGGACGTGGTGTACCAGGACCCGACCCGCCTCGTGACCTTCCTCGACAACCACGACCATAACCGCTTCCTGTCCGAAATCGGCGACGACCTTGACAAGTACAAGCTGGGCCTGACCTGGCTGCTCACCACCCGCGGCATCCCGAGCCTGTACTACGGCACCGAAATCCTGATGAAAAATTTCAAGGACCCCACCGATGCCGAGGTGCGCAAGGATTTCCCCGGCGGCTGGCCCGGCGACAAGGAAGACAAGTTCACCGCCGCCGGCCGCTCGGCCCGCGAAAACGAAGCCTTCGACTTCGTGCGCAAGCTGGCCACCTACCGCCGCGACCATAAGGTGCTGCACACCGGCCAGCTGATGCAGTACCTGCCCGAAAACGGCCTTTACGTGTACTTCCGCTACGACGCCACCGGTACCGTGATGGTAGCCTCGAATACCACCGACAAGCCCGCCAGTCTGCCCACGGCCCGCTTCTCGGAGCGCATGGCCGGCTTTAGCAAAGCCCGCAACGTGCTGACGGGCGAGAGCCTGAGCAGCCTCGCCACGCTGCAGCTGCCCGCCAAAACCGCCGTGGTGCTGGAGCTGGGCAAATAG
- a CDS encoding YdeI/OmpD-associated family protein: MQPEHEFEAVLEAGEDHAGVFVVLPFSVQEVYGTRGRIPVQATFDGYPYQGSAVPLGDGHHALLLLKQIRKAIDKTVGDTVRVTLARDTAERKMEAPADLAAELAANHKAAAYFNKLAYTHQREYVRWLEGAKKPETRTKRLGEAVAMLTQGRKRG, encoded by the coding sequence ATGCAGCCCGAACACGAATTTGAAGCCGTATTGGAAGCCGGCGAAGACCACGCCGGCGTGTTTGTGGTGCTGCCCTTTTCGGTGCAGGAAGTGTACGGCACGCGCGGCCGCATTCCCGTGCAGGCTACCTTCGACGGCTACCCCTACCAGGGCAGCGCCGTGCCCCTCGGCGACGGCCACCACGCCCTGCTCCTGCTCAAGCAAATCCGCAAAGCCATCGACAAAACCGTGGGCGACACGGTGCGCGTGACGCTGGCGCGCGACACGGCCGAGCGCAAGATGGAAGCCCCAGCCGACCTGGCCGCCGAACTGGCCGCCAACCACAAAGCCGCCGCCTACTTCAACAAGCTGGCCTACACCCACCAGCGCGAGTACGTGCGCTGGCTGGAAGGCGCCAAAAAGCCCGAAACCCGCACCAAGCGCCTTGGCGAGGCCGTGGCCATGCTCACGCAGGGCCGCAAGCGCGGGTAG
- a CDS encoding glycosyltransferase family 4 protein, with the protein MPAEAAPDASTTSGNAPTAPSTAENAFAAHETAAFQDAEDTSEADTDSTAESAAAPATPGIRRVDTAATETAGAIASLLIGLAELPPATTPAETQAALPAPSTVATPAAASARSQWPTGAHAPQRVRWVAPAAPYLGASAESAAPASSAVVVPVAPLVPASSVREAADLAQAALSWPAGFSPLAGPAAPEAEAASSTEENPADNAEMDNEAPAASLFSEAFDEPTEEIGAAEAQALNAPEDNLTPDAPALSGAAMETETGAVPAPEQPAEPAPRVPALDGLNFRMIQYARQAAQLVHGRTDFEVIYAPNWPAWLAALEIRNRSRLPLVLYAAGLTSDLASAEGGWLLEVERMALRRARLVLVPSEAVRRQLLQQYGPDVADVRVVAAHDEEAVRAVLREVAAG; encoded by the coding sequence TTGCCAGCCGAAGCAGCGCCCGACGCATCTACCACGTCAGGCAACGCCCCCACCGCCCCTTCTACTGCTGAAAACGCCTTCGCAGCCCATGAAACGGCTGCATTCCAAGACGCCGAAGACACTTCTGAAGCTGATACTGACAGCACCGCCGAAAGTGCCGCAGCTCCGGCAACGCCCGGCATCCGGCGCGTGGATACGGCGGCCACGGAAACTGCAGGCGCCATCGCCTCGCTCCTGATTGGCCTGGCAGAGCTGCCGCCCGCCACCACTCCGGCTGAAACCCAGGCCGCGCTGCCGGCCCCCAGCACCGTTGCTACACCTGCGGCAGCATCGGCGCGCAGCCAGTGGCCCACTGGTGCCCATGCGCCGCAGCGCGTCCGCTGGGTTGCGCCGGCGGCCCCCTACCTCGGCGCCAGCGCCGAATCTGCGGCGCCAGCGTCCTCGGCGGTAGTGGTGCCGGTGGCGCCGCTCGTGCCCGCTTCCAGCGTGCGCGAAGCGGCCGACCTGGCCCAGGCAGCCCTGAGCTGGCCCGCCGGCTTCAGCCCGCTGGCCGGGCCCGCCGCCCCGGAAGCCGAAGCAGCGTCATCGACCGAAGAGAACCCGGCCGATAATGCCGAAATGGACAATGAAGCCCCGGCGGCTTCGCTCTTCTCCGAAGCTTTCGACGAGCCCACCGAAGAAATTGGCGCGGCCGAAGCGCAGGCGCTGAATGCCCCGGAAGACAACCTCACTCCTGATGCGCCGGCACTGAGCGGCGCAGCTATGGAGACGGAAACGGGTGCTGTGCCCGCGCCGGAGCAGCCGGCCGAGCCGGCGCCGCGCGTGCCCGCGCTCGACGGCCTGAATTTTCGCATGATTCAGTACGCCCGGCAAGCGGCGCAGCTGGTGCACGGCCGCACCGATTTCGAGGTGATATACGCCCCCAACTGGCCGGCCTGGCTGGCGGCGCTGGAAATCCGCAACCGCTCGCGGCTGCCGCTGGTGCTGTACGCGGCCGGCCTGACCAGCGACCTGGCCTCGGCCGAGGGTGGCTGGCTGCTGGAAGTGGAGCGCATGGCCCTGCGCCGGGCGCGCCTGGTGCTGGTGCCCAGCGAGGCGGTGCGCCGCCAGCTCCTGCAGCAATACGGACCCGATGTAGCCGACGTGCGCGTGGTGGCGGCTCATGATGAGGAGGCCGTGCGGGCCGTGCTGCGCGAGGTGGCAGCCGGCTAG
- a CDS encoding glycoside hydrolase family 31 protein codes for MDTSIQENNYMVNDLAAKSHQEHYPGEVIRFDQLDDHRFLFNCQNGVRLLLHVLSDKILRFRYLTDGPLNPDFSYAVPADATTRMAPALVEFREKPDHYRLTTARLICIIQKETLKTRVLDRSGTVLSDDEKGFHWEYDYDTGNDIVKMSKQVPPGVHYYGLGDKPDNMNLRGKRFTNWGSDTYGYVKGSDPLYKNIPFYHVLHQKIAHGIFFDNTFKASFDFAAERADVTSFWAQGGELNYYFIYGPTLLEVTQEYTLLTCPPELPPLWTLGYHQCKWSYFPESNVKEITSGLRDRKIPCDAIYLDIDYMEGYRCFTWSKQHFPEPKRLVQELAEDGFKMVVIIDPGIKIDPEYSVYQEGIANDFFCRRADGPLMKGSVWPGLCNFPDFTAPRVREWWAGLFKELIQDIGVKGVWNDMNEPAVFEKGTFPPDVRFEYDGHHASHQKAHNIYGMQMARATNDGVKQFCYPNRPFTITRSTYSGGQRYSSGWTGDNIASWDHLWLANIQCQRLSISGFSFIGSDIGGFVDSPTPELYARWIALGAFHPFFRTHSSGDHGDQEPWSFGEEVTDLARHFIELRYRLLPYMYTTFWQYATAGTPMLRPLTFLDQNDTETYLRMAEFGLGDNLLVCPITQPGAEGRWMYLPRGDWFYYWTDAPTAGGAEVWATADLTRIPLFVKAGAVLPMQPVLQYVGEKVIEELTLHVYYKNGTAESVHYDDGGEGYGYTEGQRTVRRFTVTGSPQELVLTQAIEGDYAPSYATYRVVLHGVPGALEATADGQVAGVAEVTLETGLVLPSLVVPVGFGEVRMSVAGAVGEGKV; via the coding sequence ATGGATACCTCGATTCAGGAAAATAACTACATGGTGAACGACCTGGCGGCCAAAAGCCACCAGGAACATTACCCCGGCGAAGTCATTCGCTTCGACCAACTCGACGACCACCGCTTCCTTTTCAACTGCCAGAACGGCGTGCGCCTGCTGCTGCACGTGCTGAGCGACAAAATCCTGCGCTTCCGCTACCTCACCGACGGCCCCCTCAACCCCGATTTCTCCTACGCCGTGCCCGCCGATGCCACCACGCGCATGGCCCCGGCCCTGGTGGAATTCCGCGAAAAGCCCGACCACTACCGCCTCACCACGGCCCGCCTCATCTGCATCATTCAGAAGGAAACGCTGAAAACCCGCGTGCTGGACCGCTCGGGCACCGTGCTGAGCGACGACGAAAAAGGCTTCCACTGGGAGTACGACTACGACACCGGCAACGACATCGTGAAGATGAGCAAGCAGGTGCCGCCCGGCGTGCACTACTACGGCCTCGGCGACAAGCCCGACAACATGAACCTGCGCGGCAAGCGCTTCACCAACTGGGGCTCCGATACCTACGGCTACGTGAAGGGCTCTGACCCGCTCTACAAGAACATCCCGTTCTACCACGTGCTGCACCAGAAAATTGCCCACGGCATTTTCTTCGATAACACCTTCAAAGCCAGCTTCGACTTCGCCGCCGAGCGCGCCGACGTGACCAGCTTCTGGGCCCAGGGCGGCGAGCTGAACTACTACTTCATCTACGGCCCCACGCTGCTGGAGGTGACGCAAGAGTACACCCTGCTCACCTGCCCGCCCGAGCTGCCGCCGCTCTGGACGCTGGGCTACCACCAGTGCAAGTGGAGCTATTTCCCGGAGAGCAACGTGAAGGAAATCACGAGCGGCCTGCGCGACCGCAAAATTCCCTGCGACGCCATCTACCTCGACATCGACTACATGGAGGGCTACCGCTGCTTCACCTGGAGCAAGCAGCACTTCCCCGAGCCCAAACGCTTGGTGCAGGAGCTGGCCGAGGACGGCTTCAAAATGGTGGTCATCATCGACCCCGGCATCAAGATTGACCCGGAGTATTCGGTGTACCAGGAAGGCATTGCCAACGACTTCTTCTGCCGCCGCGCCGACGGTCCCCTGATGAAGGGCTCGGTGTGGCCCGGCCTCTGCAACTTCCCCGATTTCACGGCGCCGCGGGTGCGCGAGTGGTGGGCGGGTTTGTTTAAGGAGCTCATCCAAGACATTGGTGTGAAGGGCGTGTGGAACGACATGAACGAGCCGGCCGTATTCGAGAAAGGCACTTTCCCGCCCGACGTCCGCTTCGAGTACGACGGCCACCACGCCTCGCACCAGAAGGCCCACAACATCTACGGCATGCAGATGGCCCGCGCCACCAACGACGGCGTGAAGCAGTTCTGCTACCCCAACCGGCCCTTCACCATCACGCGCAGCACCTACTCGGGCGGCCAGCGCTACTCTTCCGGCTGGACCGGCGACAACATTGCCAGCTGGGACCACCTCTGGCTGGCCAACATCCAGTGCCAGCGCCTGAGCATCTCGGGCTTCAGCTTCATTGGCTCCGACATCGGCGGCTTCGTCGACTCGCCTACGCCCGAACTCTACGCCCGTTGGATTGCGCTGGGGGCCTTCCATCCGTTCTTCCGCACCCACAGCTCCGGCGACCACGGCGACCAGGAGCCCTGGAGCTTCGGCGAGGAGGTGACCGACCTGGCCCGCCACTTCATCGAGCTGCGCTACCGCCTGCTGCCCTACATGTACACCACGTTCTGGCAGTACGCCACGGCGGGCACGCCCATGCTGCGCCCGCTCACCTTCCTCGACCAGAACGACACCGAAACCTACCTGCGCATGGCCGAATTCGGCCTCGGCGACAACCTGCTGGTGTGCCCCATCACCCAGCCCGGCGCCGAGGGCCGCTGGATGTACCTGCCCCGCGGCGACTGGTTCTACTACTGGACCGACGCCCCCACGGCCGGCGGCGCCGAAGTCTGGGCCACCGCCGACCTCACCCGCATCCCGCTCTTCGTGAAGGCCGGCGCCGTACTGCCCATGCAGCCCGTGCTGCAATACGTGGGCGAGAAGGTGATTGAGGAGCTCACCCTGCATGTGTACTACAAAAACGGCACCGCCGAAAGCGTGCACTACGACGACGGCGGCGAGGGCTACGGCTACACTGAAGGCCAGCGCACCGTGCGCCGCTTCACCGTCACGGGCTCGCCGCAGGAATTGGTGCTCACCCAGGCCATCGAGGGCGACTACGCGCCCAGCTACGCCACCTACCGCGTGGTGCTGCACGGCGTGCCCGGCGCTTTGGAGGCCACGGCCGATGGCCAAGTAGCTGGAGTGGCGGAAGTAACTTTGGAAACGGGCTTGGTGTTGCCCAGCCTCGTGGTGCCGGTGGGCTTTGGCGAGGTGCGGATGAGCGTGGCGGGAGCGGTGGGAGAAGGAAAAGTATAA